A single genomic interval of Danio aesculapii chromosome 5, fDanAes4.1, whole genome shotgun sequence harbors:
- the riok2 gene encoding serine/threonine-protein kinase RIO2: MGKLNVVILRYLSRDDFRVLTAVEMGMKNHEIVPVSLIASIASLKHGGCNKVLRELVKHKLLAYERSKTVQGYRLNYGGYDYLALKTLSSRDVILSVGNQMGVGKESDIYIVANAEEQQFALKLHRLGRTSFRNLKNKRDYHKHRNNMSWLYLSRLSAMKEFAYMKALYDRGFPVPKPVDYNRHAVVMELINGYPLCQVREIQDPAALYSEIMELIVKLANHGLIHGDFNEFNLMLDDHDHVTMIDFPQMVSTSHLNAEWYFDRDVKCIRDFFIKRFNYESELYPTFKDIRRACLLDMEISASGYTKELQQDDRLLHPEGPEGDGDEDEDDESPESTDDTHQAAAEDTINMEEFKHAMLELEGLKMSAETLSEENNTEELEGAQCEQDVPSEDLQTEMVSGISEDLGRDEVEDECPDLVDLSACNKEFRPFRDQVSLENDHRRRTTSEMSMGSVASCSTIPPEVIRQKVKRQLTKQQKAAQRRRLQKGEANLVTKERRENQNNIKSSLETASFWG; the protein is encoded by the exons ATGGGCAAATTAAACGTGGTAATCCTGAGGTATCTGTCTAGAGATGATTTTAGGGTCCTGACAGCG GTGGAAATGGGCATGAAGAATCATGAAATTGTGCCAGTAAGTCTGATTGCGTCCATTGCCAGCCTCAAACATGGAGGATGCAACAAGGTTTTGCGAGAGCTGGTCAAACACAAACTTCTGGCCTATGAGCGCAGCAAAA CTGTGCAGGGCTACCGGCTGAATTACGGTGGATATGATTACCTGGCACTGAAGACGCTTTCATCCAGAGATGTGATTTTATCAGTTGGAAACCAGATGGGAGTTGGCAAAGAGTCAG ATATTTACATTGTTGCTAATGCGGAGGAGCAGCAGTTTGCTCTGAAACTTCATAGACTGGGCAGGACGTCCTTCAGAAACTTGAAGAATAAGAGAGATTATCACAAGCACAGAAACAATATGTCCTGGCTGTATCTGTCTCGGCTCTCTGCCATGAAAGAGTTTGCATACATGAAG GCTTTATATGATCGAGGGTTTCCTGTTCCAAAGCCAGTGGACTACAACAGACACGCAGTGGTGATGGAGCTCATTAACGGTTACCCGCT GTGTCAGGTTCGAGAGATTCAAGATCCTGCTGCACTGTACAGTGAAATCATGGAGCTAATAGTCAAACTGGCCAATCATGGCCTGATCCATGGAGACTTCAATGAATTTAACCTAATGCTTGACGACCATGATCACGTCACAATGATCGACTTCCCTCAGATGGTCTCCACCTCACATCTAAATGCAGAATG GTACTTTGATCGTGATGTCAAGTGTATTCGAGATTTCTTCATAAAAAGATTCAACTATGAAAGCGAACTCTATCCAACCTTCAAAGatatcag AAGGGCATGTTTACTGGATATGGAGATCTCAGCTAGTGGCTACACAAAAGAGCTGCAGCAGGATGACCGTTTGCTCCACCCTGAAGGTCCTGAGGGTGATGGAGATGAAGATGAAGACGATGAAAGCCCAGAGTCAACTGACGACACACATCAGGCAGCTGCAGAAGACACCATCAACATGGAGGAGTTTAAACATGCCATGCTTGAGCTGGAAGGGCTAAAAATGAGTGCGGAGACTTTATCGGAAGAGAACAACACAGAGGAGCTTGAGGGAGCACAATGTGAGCAGGACGTCCCCTCAGAGGATCTTCAGACAGAAATGGTTTCTGGCATTTCGGAAGATTTGGGCAGGGATGAGGTGGAGGATGAGTGTCCTGATTTGGTTGACCTGTCTGCATGCAACAAAGAGTTCAGACCGTTCAG AGACCAAGTGAGCCTTGAGAATGATCACAGGAGAAGAACAACCAGTGAAATGAGCATGGGAAGTGTGGCCAGTTGCTCTACAATTCCACCA GAGGTGATCAGGCAGAAGGTGAAGAGACAGCTGACCAAACAGCAGAAAGCGGCTCAGAGAAGACGCTTGCAGAAGGGTGAAGCCAACCTGGTGACCAAAGAGAGGAGAGAGAACCAGAACAACATCAAGAGCAGTCTGGAGACCGCTTCCTTCTGGGGCTGA